In a single window of the Verrucomicrobiia bacterium genome:
- the mprF gene encoding bifunctional lysylphosphatidylglycerol flippase/synthetase MprF codes for MKKFLLRVFHSLGFVFFIGGLWVLYRELGGHHFNDVTHNFADFPKRPLLAAALFTAFNYAALTSYEWLGLRYIRKPMKYAKIFPASFIASALGNNFGAVALSGAAVRYRMYSTWGLSALETAQVILFYSVSFFLGLIALLGFSFVTAPGRLLPGLQFLSPEMVRMLGIAFLAAVLSYLLACGFVRRSFKIKDWELRLPEGRLALGQAFFSLADWLLAAAVLYVLLPQGHGLSYLFFVGLFITGHLLGMVSQVPGGLGVFEATLLAALSDRVPSDQLFVSLLYYRLIYYLLPLFVSLLFLAVLEFKNLRKYAKAGAAFNQILTPFVPPLLSVTTFIAGTVLLLSGSTPAVGSRLAMLERFLPLPAIELSHFLGSLAGVLLLFLARGIQRRLDAAYYFALILLGFGMVFSLMKGFDYEEAVILFAMFLLIVPSRPFFYRKASLFGEALSPAWLLSVLTVISVSVWLGLFAFKHVNYSGDLWWHFSLRGDAARSMRAVVGVMAFAGILSAANLMRTTTIKVHPPSPEELSRALDIIVRSSNTTSYLALSGDKNFLFSRDGLAFIMYGVQGKSWVSLGDPIGDSNAWLDLITSFRMLVDRHDGMPVFYEVNPQYLPLYLDAGFALIKMGEEGRVFLPAFSLEGGGRKEMRYTLRRMEKEGASFEWVDKEAVPGRAAELKTISDAWLAKKNTKEKGFSLGFFDVSYLRHFPMAVMRYGGKPVAFANVMLGAEKSELSVDLMRYDPDLAPAGSMDYLFLNLFLWGKEQGYQWFNVGMAPLAGLENREFAPLWNKLGAFIFSRGEYFYNFEGLRDYKEKFGPQWRPKYIALPGGFSVPRALADIASLNSRGLKGIFSK; via the coding sequence ATGAAAAAATTCCTTCTTCGCGTTTTTCATTCCCTCGGATTCGTTTTTTTTATCGGGGGATTGTGGGTGCTTTACCGCGAGCTTGGCGGCCACCACTTTAACGACGTCACGCATAACTTTGCCGATTTCCCCAAGCGTCCGCTGCTGGCGGCGGCGCTGTTTACGGCCTTCAATTACGCGGCGCTGACGTCCTACGAATGGCTGGGTCTGCGCTACATCCGCAAGCCCATGAAGTACGCCAAGATTTTTCCGGCCTCGTTTATCGCCAGCGCGCTGGGAAATAATTTCGGCGCGGTCGCGCTTTCCGGAGCTGCCGTACGCTACCGCATGTACTCCACGTGGGGACTCTCGGCGCTGGAAACCGCCCAAGTTATCCTGTTTTACAGCGTGAGTTTTTTTCTGGGCCTTATCGCGCTCCTCGGTTTTTCTTTCGTGACCGCTCCCGGCCGTCTTTTGCCGGGCCTGCAATTTCTGAGTCCCGAAATGGTGCGCATGCTGGGCATTGCCTTTCTCGCTGCAGTCCTGAGTTATCTTTTGGCCTGCGGCTTCGTTCGCCGCTCCTTTAAGATCAAAGACTGGGAGCTGCGTTTGCCGGAAGGGCGGCTTGCTCTCGGCCAGGCTTTTTTTTCGCTTGCCGATTGGCTGCTGGCCGCGGCCGTCCTTTACGTCTTGCTGCCGCAGGGACATGGGCTGTCCTATCTTTTCTTCGTGGGGCTTTTCATCACCGGGCATTTGCTGGGCATGGTCAGCCAGGTTCCCGGCGGCCTCGGTGTTTTCGAAGCGACGCTTCTGGCCGCGCTCTCCGACCGAGTCCCTTCGGACCAGCTTTTCGTTTCCCTTCTTTATTACCGGCTTATCTATTATCTTCTCCCGCTTTTCGTGTCGCTGCTGTTTCTGGCCGTTCTCGAATTCAAGAATCTGCGGAAATACGCCAAGGCCGGCGCGGCCTTCAATCAGATTCTGACGCCGTTCGTGCCGCCGCTGCTTTCTGTGACCACGTTCATTGCAGGCACGGTGCTGCTGCTTTCCGGATCCACGCCCGCGGTCGGTTCCCGTCTTGCCATGCTGGAGCGCTTCCTGCCTCTTCCGGCCATCGAACTTTCGCATTTTCTCGGAAGCCTCGCGGGCGTCCTGCTTTTATTCCTCGCGCGGGGCATCCAGCGGCGCCTCGATGCGGCTTATTATTTCGCGCTCATCCTTCTGGGCTTCGGCATGGTGTTTTCCCTGATGAAAGGTTTTGACTATGAAGAAGCCGTGATCCTGTTTGCCATGTTCCTGCTGATCGTTCCGAGCCGGCCCTTTTTTTACCGGAAGGCGTCGCTCTTCGGCGAAGCGCTTTCGCCGGCATGGCTTCTTTCGGTCCTGACCGTCATCAGTGTGTCCGTATGGCTGGGGCTTTTTGCGTTCAAGCACGTCAATTATTCAGGCGACCTCTGGTGGCACTTCAGCCTGCGCGGGGATGCGGCGCGCTCCATGCGCGCCGTGGTAGGCGTCATGGCCTTTGCCGGCATCCTTTCCGCCGCCAATCTCATGCGAACGACCACGATCAAAGTGCATCCGCCTTCACCGGAAGAACTTTCCCGCGCCCTCGACATCATTGTGCGCTCGTCCAATACCACCTCTTATCTCGCCCTGAGCGGCGATAAGAATTTTCTTTTCAGCCGGGACGGCCTGGCGTTCATCATGTACGGCGTCCAGGGCAAGAGCTGGGTGTCGCTCGGCGACCCGATTGGTGACAGCAATGCCTGGCTGGACCTGATCACGTCTTTCCGCATGCTTGTCGACCGTCACGACGGCATGCCCGTTTTCTACGAAGTGAATCCGCAGTATTTGCCGCTTTATCTCGACGCGGGATTTGCCCTGATCAAGATGGGTGAGGAAGGCCGCGTTTTCCTTCCCGCGTTTTCACTGGAAGGCGGCGGGCGCAAAGAAATGCGCTACACCCTCCGGCGCATGGAAAAAGAGGGCGCTTCCTTCGAGTGGGTGGATAAAGAGGCGGTGCCCGGCCGCGCGGCGGAGCTGAAGACGATTTCCGACGCATGGCTCGCCAAGAAAAACACCAAGGAAAAAGGCTTCTCGCTCGGATTTTTCGACGTGTCGTATCTGCGTCATTTTCCCATGGCAGTCATGCGGTATGGAGGCAAGCCCGTGGCGTTTGCCAATGTCATGCTGGGCGCGGAGAAAAGCGAACTGTCCGTGGACTTGATGCGCTATGACCCGGATCTCGCGCCGGCCGGATCCATGGATTATCTTTTCCTGAATCTTTTCCTCTGGGGAAAAGAGCAGGGCTATCAGTGGTTCAACGTGGGCATGGCGCCTCTTGCGGGGCTCGAGAACCGCGAGTTCGCACCGTTGTGGAACAAGCTGGGCGCTTTCATTTTCTCGCGCGGCGAATATTTCTACAACTTCGAAGGCCTTCGCGATTACAAAGAAAAGTTCGGGCCGCAGTGGCGTCCGAAATACATTGCCCTTCCCGGCGGCTTTTCCGTGCCGCGCGCGCTGGCCGACATCGCGTCGCTCAATTCCCGCGGCCTCAAAGGGATCTTCTCGAAATAA
- the miaB gene encoding tRNA (N6-isopentenyl adenosine(37)-C2)-methylthiotransferase MiaB: MSEQKLKVSIKTFGCQMNMYDSEVAGGLLSAKGFEIIPEEWERSGDGRKLLPAADVVLMNTCSVREHAEDRVYGRLGMLGKAKETNPELIVGLMGCMVEEHKEKLFRRFPQLDLMVGTRNIADLPALVEEVRRTRRQVSKIKQDGVSIEYTDQIQRQGHHHAWLPIMTGCNKVCTFCIVPITRGSEVSMPAREVYREAGRLAGEGVKWITLLGQNVNSYTGSGRDADAKQTGFPELLEMLCEIPGVERISFTTSHPHDATPELYRVIARNPKLSRRFHLPLQSGSDRMLKRMKRLHTYAEYLEKIRAMRAMIPDVSVTTDIIAGFSGETPEDHEATMRALEEIRYDGAYIYKYSVRPGTPAAKLEDDVPLETKETRNQELLQLQKKITEESNRQWLGRELEVFAEAPGAKDAAQLTGRSHQEKKVVFEGPRELLGSFVKVRVVGLAHDTLIAERL, encoded by the coding sequence ATGAGCGAGCAGAAGTTAAAAGTTTCGATCAAGACGTTCGGCTGTCAGATGAACATGTATGACAGCGAAGTGGCCGGAGGTCTTTTGTCCGCGAAGGGCTTCGAGATCATTCCCGAAGAATGGGAACGCTCCGGGGACGGCCGCAAGCTGCTTCCTGCGGCGGACGTGGTGCTCATGAACACGTGTTCGGTGCGCGAGCACGCGGAAGACCGCGTTTATGGGCGGCTTGGAATGCTCGGCAAGGCCAAGGAAACGAATCCGGAGCTCATCGTCGGCCTCATGGGCTGCATGGTGGAAGAGCACAAAGAGAAATTGTTCCGGCGTTTTCCCCAGCTCGACCTCATGGTCGGCACGCGCAACATCGCGGACCTTCCCGCGCTGGTCGAAGAAGTCCGCAGGACCCGCCGCCAGGTTTCCAAGATCAAGCAGGATGGCGTTTCCATTGAATATACGGACCAAATCCAGCGCCAGGGCCATCATCACGCCTGGCTGCCCATCATGACCGGATGCAACAAGGTCTGCACGTTTTGCATCGTGCCCATCACGCGCGGCAGCGAAGTTTCCATGCCGGCTCGGGAAGTCTACCGCGAGGCCGGCCGTCTCGCGGGCGAGGGCGTCAAATGGATCACGCTTCTCGGGCAGAACGTCAATTCATACACGGGCAGCGGGAGAGACGCGGACGCCAAGCAGACGGGATTTCCCGAACTCCTGGAAATGCTGTGCGAGATCCCGGGTGTCGAGCGGATTTCTTTTACCACATCGCATCCGCACGATGCCACGCCGGAACTGTACCGGGTCATCGCGCGCAATCCGAAGTTGTCTCGCCGTTTTCATCTTCCGCTTCAATCCGGTTCCGACAGGATGCTGAAGCGCATGAAGCGCCTTCACACATATGCGGAGTACCTGGAAAAGATCCGGGCCATGCGCGCCATGATTCCGGATGTCTCGGTGACCACCGACATCATCGCCGGTTTTTCGGGTGAAACGCCGGAGGACCACGAAGCCACGATGCGTGCGCTGGAAGAAATCCGTTACGACGGCGCCTACATATATAAGTATTCCGTGCGTCCCGGCACTCCGGCCGCGAAGCTCGAAGACGACGTCCCGCTCGAAACCAAGGAAACCCGCAACCAGGAACTTCTGCAGCTGCAGAAAAAAATTACGGAAGAAAGCAACCGGCAATGGCTCGGCCGTGAATTGGAAGTTTTCGCCGAAGCCCCGGGAGCGAAGGATGCCGCCCAGCTGACCGGGCGGTCGCACCAGGAGAAGAAAGTCGTATTCGAGGGTCCCCGCGAATTGCTTGGGAGTTTTGTGAAAGTCCGCGTCGTCGGCTTGGCGCACGACACGCTGATCGCAGAACGTCTTTAG
- a CDS encoding P-II family nitrogen regulator, protein MKMIQAIIRRERLGDVKQALDGISCPGMQVWEIVGHGKQAGITEQFRGREFKVDLLPKTKIEIVARDTQVKKIVEAIVRTASTNSVGDGKIFITTIDDAIRIRTGENGEVAVD, encoded by the coding sequence ATGAAGATGATTCAAGCTATCATTCGCAGGGAAAGACTCGGCGATGTGAAGCAGGCGCTTGACGGCATCAGCTGCCCAGGCATGCAAGTGTGGGAAATCGTCGGGCACGGCAAGCAGGCCGGGATCACGGAGCAATTCCGCGGCAGAGAATTCAAAGTCGACCTCCTGCCGAAAACCAAGATCGAAATCGTTGCGCGCGATACGCAGGTGAAAAAAATCGTTGAGGCCATCGTGCGCACCGCAAGCACCAACTCGGTCGGAGACGGCAAGATCTTCATCACGACGATTGATGACGCGATCCGCATCCGCACGGGTGAAAACGGGGAAGTGGCGGTCGACTGA
- a CDS encoding ammonium transporter — MQKKLVSLFFLGLFAFGLIVPVLAFAKDADPSGALTGTAADVTAATAGAPTLQELATAVGHNKVSINFVWTLITGFLVMFMQAGFAMVETGLCRAKNAAHTMSMNFMIYPLGMLGFYVCGFALMFGGIGAFGTLGGVDVLNHEFTLHLFGKSFGLFGMKGFFLTGQSYDAAIFAMFLFQMVFMDTTATIPTGSMAERWKFSAFVVYGLFVGSIIYPIYGNWTWGGGWLAMLGQNFGLGHGHVDFAGSSVVHLTGGVLAFVGAKLIGPRIGKFNADGTPNAIPGHNIPMAIVGTFILAFGWFGFNPGSTLAGTDLRISVVATNTMLASMTGALVATLWMWLVRTKKPDPSMMCNGMLAGLVAITAPCAFVNSVNACIIGAVSGLLVVEAVYFFEGVLKIDDPVGAVAVHGVNGAWGILATGLFADGTYGDGWNGVAGTVRGLFYGDPSQFVASCIGVLANVVYVGVIGYIVLKAIDVTIGLRVRPDDEVEGLDIPEMGVPGYVGVKLDKFSETPLSTRKNGPGPKSNYVYNEPASVGKGR; from the coding sequence ATGCAAAAGAAATTAGTGAGTCTTTTTTTCCTAGGGCTATTCGCTTTCGGGCTGATAGTGCCGGTCCTGGCTTTCGCCAAGGATGCCGATCCGAGCGGCGCACTGACCGGAACTGCTGCTGACGTTACGGCTGCCACGGCGGGCGCGCCGACTCTCCAAGAACTCGCGACCGCAGTGGGCCATAACAAGGTCTCGATTAACTTTGTATGGACGCTAATCACCGGATTTCTCGTGATGTTCATGCAAGCGGGTTTTGCCATGGTGGAAACCGGGCTTTGCCGCGCAAAAAACGCGGCGCATACGATGTCCATGAACTTCATGATCTATCCCTTGGGCATGCTGGGTTTCTACGTGTGCGGGTTTGCGTTAATGTTCGGAGGCATCGGAGCGTTTGGCACGCTGGGAGGCGTGGATGTCCTGAACCATGAGTTTACGCTGCACCTTTTCGGAAAAAGTTTCGGCCTTTTCGGCATGAAAGGCTTTTTCCTGACGGGACAATCCTATGACGCCGCGATCTTCGCGATGTTCCTTTTCCAGATGGTGTTCATGGACACGACCGCAACGATTCCTACGGGATCCATGGCCGAGCGTTGGAAATTTTCGGCGTTTGTCGTGTACGGCCTTTTCGTGGGCAGCATCATCTATCCGATTTATGGCAACTGGACCTGGGGCGGCGGCTGGCTGGCCATGCTCGGCCAGAATTTCGGTCTGGGCCATGGGCATGTGGACTTCGCAGGCTCTTCGGTGGTGCATTTGACGGGCGGCGTCCTGGCTTTCGTGGGCGCGAAACTCATTGGCCCCAGGATCGGGAAGTTCAATGCGGACGGAACTCCCAACGCGATTCCCGGGCATAATATCCCGATGGCCATTGTCGGCACGTTCATTCTCGCCTTCGGATGGTTCGGATTTAATCCCGGCTCCACGCTGGCGGGCACGGACCTGCGTATTTCCGTCGTGGCTACGAACACGATGCTGGCCTCCATGACCGGCGCGCTCGTCGCAACGCTTTGGATGTGGCTAGTCCGCACCAAGAAGCCGGATCCCAGCATGATGTGCAACGGTATGCTCGCGGGCCTTGTCGCCATCACGGCGCCCTGCGCTTTCGTGAATTCGGTGAACGCCTGCATCATCGGCGCGGTTTCGGGCCTGCTCGTCGTCGAAGCCGTGTATTTCTTTGAAGGCGTGCTTAAGATCGATGATCCCGTCGGCGCCGTAGCGGTTCATGGCGTGAACGGCGCATGGGGCATTCTGGCCACGGGCCTTTTCGCCGACGGAACGTACGGCGACGGCTGGAACGGCGTTGCGGGAACGGTTCGCGGACTTTTTTATGGCGATCCCAGTCAGTTTGTGGCTTCCTGCATCGGCGTTCTTGCAAACGTGGTTTACGTGGGCGTCATCGGCTACATTGTGCTTAAGGCGATCGATGTCACGATCGGGCTGCGTGTCCGGCCGGATGACGAAGTCGAAGGTTTGGACATTCCCGAAATGGGCGTTCCGGGTTATGTGGGCGTGAAGCTGGACAAGTTTTCAGAGACACCGCTGTCTACACGCAAGAACGGCCCCGGCCCGAAGAGCAATTACGTTTATAACGAGCCGGCTAGTGTCGGGAAAGGGAGATAA
- a CDS encoding response regulator transcription factor, whose translation MLRPKKDGVRILIVDDERPLRRVLKRMLQSQGYRTFEAANGRAALKAAVKAHPDAIILDLKLPDISGVEVAREIRQRAATPIMILSVRGDEADKVAALDAGADDYVTKPFSPSEFLARVRALMRRWLPKGGTPIFKTGELVFDGEQRIVKVGDRTQHLTPTEYDVLKALVLSAGKIVRTEQLYKQVWNNDQSVHRMDHLLRVVIYNLRKKLEPDPARPIYILTEPAVGYRLRIDPPSISVPA comes from the coding sequence ATGCTTAGGCCTAAAAAAGACGGGGTGCGTATTTTGATCGTGGATGACGAACGTCCGCTGAGGCGCGTTCTCAAAAGAATGCTCCAATCCCAGGGGTACCGCACCTTTGAAGCGGCTAACGGCCGCGCGGCTTTGAAAGCCGCGGTAAAAGCGCATCCTGATGCGATTATTCTGGATTTGAAACTGCCCGATATCAGCGGAGTCGAGGTGGCCAGAGAGATACGCCAGCGCGCGGCTACACCCATCATGATTCTCTCGGTCCGCGGAGACGAAGCGGATAAAGTGGCGGCGCTTGACGCAGGCGCCGACGACTATGTCACCAAGCCCTTCAGCCCTTCGGAGTTTCTAGCCCGCGTTCGAGCGCTCATGCGCCGCTGGCTGCCGAAAGGCGGAACTCCGATTTTCAAGACCGGCGAACTTGTTTTCGATGGCGAGCAGCGTATCGTCAAAGTCGGGGACCGCACGCAGCATCTCACGCCGACGGAATACGATGTGCTGAAGGCCCTGGTTTTGAGCGCGGGTAAAATCGTCAGAACGGAGCAGCTCTACAAACAAGTTTGGAATAATGATCAGAGTGTCCATCGGATGGACCATCTTTTGCGTGTCGTTATTTATAACCTGCGCAAGAAACTCGAGCCCGACCCGGCGCGTCCTATTTATATTCTCACGGAGCCCGCCGTGGGATATCGTCTTCGTATTGATCCTCCGTCCATTTCCGTCCCCGCCTAA
- a CDS encoding ATP-binding protein gives MTMKWGGKKTDRVMPYILSLMLVAAAFLAGWIAYAKAFLITTDLIIFYLLGVVIIALKWGRGPAIASSIASVLAFDYLFIPPQFSFATFSQHDFVTLAGFLIVGITISTLTTRLRRSLMKTQQMELLREKEKLYSTLLNSISHDLKTPLSSITAALGNLMHHNMDLDESSRRQLITTANAEAGRLSQLVENLLDMTKVEGGILELTRKPCDLSDLIGVALQQLSRGEEGYRVRVLLPDELPEACVDYDLMLKVLVNVIDNALKYSPRGSLVLLEIKTSMQSVRIEISDEGPGIPERELHRIFDKFYRGERTQKIPGTGLGLSICQGIVEAHQGKIWAENLPEKGTKMIVELPFCIEKPHA, from the coding sequence ATGACCATGAAGTGGGGTGGAAAAAAAACCGATCGCGTCATGCCATATATCCTGAGCCTGATGTTGGTGGCAGCGGCTTTTCTTGCGGGTTGGATTGCCTATGCCAAAGCCTTTCTGATCACAACCGACCTCATTATTTTTTATCTCTTAGGGGTCGTAATTATTGCGCTCAAATGGGGCCGTGGCCCCGCAATCGCCTCTTCGATCGCCAGCGTGCTGGCTTTTGATTACCTTTTCATCCCGCCGCAATTCAGCTTCGCCACATTCAGTCAGCACGATTTCGTCACCCTGGCCGGATTCTTGATTGTAGGAATCACGATCAGCACTTTGACGACGCGCCTCCGACGCAGCCTCATGAAAACTCAGCAGATGGAGCTTTTGCGGGAGAAGGAGAAACTGTATTCAACTTTGTTGAACTCGATCTCTCATGATCTAAAAACGCCGTTGTCCTCGATCACTGCGGCCCTGGGGAATCTGATGCACCACAACATGGACCTGGATGAATCCTCCCGCCGGCAGCTCATTACGACAGCCAACGCGGAGGCGGGGAGACTCAGTCAGCTCGTTGAAAATTTATTGGACATGACCAAGGTCGAGGGAGGCATTTTAGAGCTGACCCGGAAACCATGCGACTTAAGCGATCTCATCGGAGTGGCATTGCAGCAGTTATCCCGGGGGGAGGAAGGATATCGTGTGCGCGTCCTTCTTCCGGATGAGCTCCCGGAAGCCTGCGTCGACTACGACCTGATGCTGAAAGTCTTAGTCAATGTGATCGACAATGCCCTGAAGTATTCGCCCAGGGGTTCTTTGGTTTTGCTCGAGATCAAAACCTCGATGCAAAGCGTCCGTATTGAAATTTCTGACGAGGGCCCGGGCATTCCGGAACGGGAATTGCATCGTATCTTTGATAAGTTCTACCGCGGTGAACGAACGCAGAAAATTCCGGGTACAGGTCTCGGCCTCTCGATTTGCCAAGGAATTGTTGAGGCGCACCAAGGAAAAATCTGGGCCGAAAATCTGCCGGAAAAGGGGACGAAAATGATTGTGGAATTGCCTTTTTGCATCGAGAAGCCCCATGCTTAG
- a CDS encoding DUF4118 domain-containing protein codes for MQRQDSPIKYHFIWHGYAQSLLMVVLVTLGGELLKRTIEPINLIMFYLLAVIVAGIRWGHGPAVLTSVLSVLAFDFFLIPPYLTFGVEDFQYVFTFAGFLIVGLITSELMTKTKEQARKARQLELLRATKKLQTALLNSVSHDLRTPLASIIGSISMLLQDEPSLAEETIKGLLRDAYGESLRLNRLVGNLLDMTRLEAGALNLSFKSCDLRDVLGVALQELADKLEQRRIKTQIPHDLPEISADFSLIMKVLVNLIDNAAKYSSEDTPIRIAAKTQGDRIKIEIMDEGIGIAPKDLKPIFDKFYRASHPSTVEGLGLGLSIAKGIVEAHHGEIWAESGAGKGTTFVVLLPYSKETA; via the coding sequence ATGCAGAGACAAGACTCGCCGATCAAATATCATTTTATCTGGCACGGTTATGCCCAGAGCCTTCTCATGGTGGTTCTGGTCACGCTTGGCGGGGAACTACTCAAGCGCACGATCGAGCCCATCAACCTTATCATGTTCTATCTTTTGGCCGTGATCGTCGCGGGCATCCGCTGGGGCCACGGCCCCGCTGTCCTGACTTCCGTTCTGAGCGTGCTTGCCTTTGATTTTTTTCTCATCCCTCCCTATCTGACTTTCGGCGTCGAAGATTTCCAGTACGTCTTTACCTTCGCGGGTTTTCTCATTGTAGGTCTGATCACAAGCGAACTGATGACAAAAACAAAGGAGCAGGCGCGCAAAGCGCGGCAATTGGAACTGCTTCGAGCGACAAAAAAACTGCAGACAGCGCTCCTCAATTCAGTCTCGCACGACTTGCGCACGCCGCTGGCTTCGATCATCGGATCCATCAGCATGCTCCTGCAAGACGAGCCTTCCCTCGCCGAAGAAACCATAAAGGGGCTGCTCCGGGACGCCTATGGGGAATCGCTGCGCTTGAATCGCTTGGTCGGGAACCTCCTCGACATGACGCGGCTTGAAGCCGGCGCTCTGAATCTTTCTTTTAAATCCTGCGATTTAAGAGACGTGCTCGGCGTGGCTTTGCAGGAGCTCGCCGACAAATTGGAGCAGCGCCGAATTAAAACCCAGATCCCTCACGACCTCCCGGAAATCAGCGCGGACTTTTCTTTGATCATGAAGGTGCTCGTGAATTTAATCGATAATGCGGCGAAATATTCGTCTGAGGACACACCGATCCGCATTGCCGCCAAAACGCAGGGCGACCGGATTAAAATTGAAATCATGGACGAGGGAATTGGAATTGCCCCCAAAGACTTGAAACCTATCTTCGACAAATTTTACCGCGCTTCCCATCCGTCGACGGTCGAGGGTCTCGGGCTTGGGCTCTCGATAGCGAAAGGAATCGTGGAGGCGCATCATGGCGAAATCTGGGCGGAAAGCGGCGCGGGAAAAGGGACGACATTCGTCGTGCTTTTGCCTTACTCCAAGGAGACCGCATGA
- a CDS encoding response regulator transcription factor: MKEQHALRALIVDDEKALRRFLKTALSSHGYQVFEAGNGLEALEESVSCHPDVIIIDLGLPDKDGIEVTREIRRRTKTPIIILSVRDREEDKIQALDAGADDYLTKPFSAGELMARLRAVIRRLVPQNETTFFKAGKLAIDIGKHTVELNGRALQLSPTEFDIVKVLVMNAGKVVTQKQILKEVWNKTEEMEGASHLLRVTISNLRNKIEPNPDRPTYLLTEPGVGYRLHTED, encoded by the coding sequence ATGAAGGAGCAGCACGCCTTGCGCGCGTTGATTGTCGATGACGAGAAGGCCTTGCGCCGTTTTCTCAAGACCGCACTGTCGTCCCACGGCTATCAAGTGTTCGAAGCCGGCAACGGCCTAGAGGCCCTCGAAGAATCCGTATCCTGCCATCCCGACGTCATCATCATCGACCTGGGCCTGCCCGACAAGGACGGCATCGAGGTCACGCGCGAGATCCGCCGGCGCACGAAGACGCCCATCATCATTTTGTCGGTGCGCGACCGCGAAGAGGACAAAATCCAGGCGCTCGACGCGGGCGCGGACGACTACCTCACCAAGCCTTTCAGCGCAGGCGAATTGATGGCGCGTCTGCGGGCCGTCATCCGCCGCCTAGTTCCGCAAAACGAAACCACATTTTTTAAAGCCGGCAAATTAGCGATCGATATCGGCAAGCACACGGTGGAATTAAACGGCCGCGCCCTCCAGCTCTCGCCGACCGAATTCGACATCGTTAAAGTGCTGGTCATGAACGCCGGAAAAGTCGTGACTCAAAAGCAGATCTTGAAAGAAGTCTGGAACAAAACCGAAGAAATGGAAGGGGCTTCCCATCTTCTCCGCGTCACCATCAGCAATCTGCGCAACAAAATCGAGCCCAATCCCGACCGTCCCACCTATCTTCTCACCGAGCCGGGCGTGGGATACCGCCTTCATACCGAAGATTGA